The Metabacillus schmidteae genome has a segment encoding these proteins:
- a CDS encoding STAS domain-containing protein, with protein MNLVINVSNHLIDNAESLAEEIVNGVLFSLKIEIPLWEKEQAIEMYINFINFLGNSLMIEEEKIPEPLIEWSKNNAARQVSPNGKISEIVVRYPTTREVFTDIMTKISIDIGLLLEDYAFIIKRINNMLDISLNETVFAFERLSDDYKEETQREMAELSAPIVLIKEGIAVLPLIGIIDSYRANHIMEKVVPKIAELRINYVICDFSGILIIDTDIARHLHQIGQMLNLLGIQTLTTGLRPELAKTVVKSGIKMSEITTFANVKQALDSLHQY; from the coding sequence ATGAACTTGGTAATTAATGTTTCAAACCACTTAATTGATAATGCAGAATCACTTGCGGAAGAAATCGTTAATGGTGTTTTGTTTAGCTTAAAAATAGAAATCCCTCTGTGGGAAAAAGAACAAGCAATAGAAATGTATATTAACTTTATAAATTTTTTAGGTAATTCTCTTATGATCGAGGAAGAGAAAATACCTGAACCACTTATTGAATGGAGTAAGAATAATGCAGCAAGACAAGTATCTCCCAATGGGAAAATTTCAGAGATAGTGGTTCGATACCCAACAACAAGGGAAGTTTTTACTGATATAATGACGAAAATTAGTATTGATATTGGGCTTTTATTAGAAGATTATGCTTTCATTATTAAAAGGATAAATAATATGTTGGACATAAGCCTCAATGAAACGGTTTTTGCATTCGAACGCCTATCCGACGATTACAAGGAGGAGACGCAAAGAGAAATGGCTGAACTATCAGCACCTATTGTATTGATTAAAGAAGGTATTGCGGTTCTCCCTCTGATTGGTATTATCGATTCATATAGGGCAAATCATATTATGGAGAAAGTTGTACCAAAAATAGCTGAACTACGGATTAACTATGTAATTTGTGACTTCTCAGGTATATTGATAATTGATACAGATATAGCGCGTCATCTGCATCAAATAGGACAAATGCTTAATTTGTTAGGGATCCAAACCCTGACAACAGGTCTACGCCCTGAATTAGCAAAAACTGTAGTAAAAAGCGGAATAAAAATGTCTGAAATTACTACTTTCGCAAACGTAAAGCAAGCATTAGATAGCCTCCATCAATACTAA
- a CDS encoding PAS domain-containing transcriptional regulator: MNKFGYVKQLDASNTGMVYKFTKKEDAFIHTLCVGELLFHLGFTQGDIVGKTLHDFYPEDYAKIKHQYYLEAWKGNFVQYETEINGVYQVASLRPEKKNGKVVEVVGSCIDVTKHTKKQSADHELKTSFINSNKEKNKIKSNLIIKHYNNIVFIPLVEIIIIEKRDRKSIIHTINKQYESYESLTSLCQQLDKRFIECHRSYIINMDYLEMIESKGQSYIGRFSNYTKPVKISKNKILLIQTYKSL; encoded by the coding sequence GTGAATAAATTTGGTTATGTTAAACAATTAGATGCATCTAATACAGGAATGGTTTATAAGTTTACAAAAAAAGAGGATGCTTTTATTCATACGTTGTGTGTAGGGGAGTTACTTTTTCATTTAGGTTTTACACAAGGTGATATTGTAGGGAAAACATTACATGATTTCTACCCAGAGGATTATGCCAAAATTAAACATCAATACTATTTGGAAGCATGGAAGGGTAATTTTGTTCAGTATGAAACCGAGATTAATGGGGTTTATCAAGTGGCCTCTCTAAGACCAGAAAAGAAAAATGGGAAAGTTGTTGAAGTGGTAGGATCGTGTATTGACGTTACAAAACATACTAAAAAGCAAAGTGCTGATCATGAATTAAAGACTTCTTTTATAAATAGCAATAAAGAAAAAAACAAAATAAAAAGTAATTTAATTATAAAACATTACAATAATATTGTTTTTATCCCATTAGTAGAGATCATCATTATTGAAAAAAGGGATAGAAAATCTATTATCCATACAATAAATAAACAATATGAATCTTATGAAAGTCTTACAAGCTTGTGTCAACAACTTGATAAAAGGTTTATAGAATGTCACAGGTCATATATCATTAATATGGATTATTTAGAAATGATTGAGTCCAAAGGTCAAAGCTATATTGGAAGGTTTAGCAATTATACAAAACCGGTAAAAATCTCAAAAAATAAGATACTTCTTATACAAACATATAAATCCTTATAA
- a CDS encoding spore coat protein — translation MNNDYLDPINSLHVPELADTTFAMDFLIRAKEAVRNTAVALTETSSPDLRAMLRKQLTQSIAMHQEITELMVEKKWFHPHDLKEQYKLDQLSANNTIMVGNMNLFPVETNRKGMFDRTPDEH, via the coding sequence TTGAACAATGACTATTTAGACCCAATAAATTCGTTACATGTTCCTGAGCTTGCAGATACAACTTTTGCAATGGATTTTCTTATTCGTGCAAAAGAGGCGGTAAGAAATACGGCTGTGGCTTTAACCGAAACCTCTTCACCTGACTTAAGAGCCATGTTGCGAAAGCAATTAACGCAAAGCATCGCCATGCATCAAGAAATTACGGAGCTTATGGTTGAGAAAAAATGGTTTCATCCACATGATTTAAAAGAGCAATATAAATTGGATCAGCTTTCTGCAAATAACACAATTATGGTTGGAAACATGAATCTATTTCCTGTTGAGACCAATCGAAAAGGTATGTTTGACCGTACACCCGATGAACATTAA
- a CDS encoding alpha/beta hydrolase, which yields MIKNTYHLWTKEEYNYPIFGNFIPNVVSYIHDEDDHKRPAMVVVPGGGYSMVSPTEGELVAKEFYHKGYNAFVITYTTNLLKKIPLKMQPLMDLSKAVAFLRKNAEMFNIIPDKLTICGFSAGGHLCGSLAVHYHAKELMIGNEYEGISNRPDAVILSYPVISSVSHSHKDSFIALLGKYATKEELEYMSLEKHVTENTPPTFLWHTATDELVPVENSYVFAEACKAEKVPFELHVFGNGGHGLSLANEDWASGNYEGKYTLQQFLETLEFCIVNRIELSPPFNNLREIPEGISVKEAIIQGMREFTPPTNSDEGIAIWPILAHNWLKKVLSF from the coding sequence ATGATTAAAAATACGTATCATTTATGGACAAAAGAAGAGTATAACTACCCGATTTTCGGGAATTTCATACCGAATGTTGTCTCTTATATTCACGATGAGGATGATCACAAAAGACCTGCAATGGTCGTTGTTCCTGGTGGGGGGTACAGTATGGTGTCTCCAACTGAAGGAGAACTTGTTGCTAAAGAGTTTTATCACAAAGGATACAATGCTTTTGTTATTACGTACACAACAAATCTATTAAAGAAAATACCACTAAAAATGCAACCATTAATGGACTTATCCAAGGCAGTTGCCTTTCTTCGGAAAAATGCCGAAATGTTTAATATTATCCCAGATAAACTAACGATATGCGGATTTTCAGCGGGAGGTCATCTTTGCGGAAGTCTTGCGGTTCATTATCATGCAAAGGAGTTAATGATCGGTAATGAATACGAGGGTATTAGCAATCGGCCAGATGCAGTAATCTTATCTTATCCGGTTATCTCTTCTGTTTCTCATTCACACAAAGATTCGTTTATAGCTCTCTTAGGAAAATATGCAACAAAAGAAGAATTGGAGTACATGTCATTAGAAAAACACGTAACTGAAAACACTCCACCGACATTTCTCTGGCATACAGCAACCGATGAACTTGTACCTGTAGAAAATAGTTATGTATTTGCTGAGGCTTGTAAGGCAGAAAAGGTTCCTTTTGAACTACATGTGTTCGGTAATGGAGGGCATGGTTTGTCTCTAGCGAATGAAGATTGGGCTAGCGGTAATTATGAAGGGAAGTATACTCTGCAGCAATTTTTAGAAACATTGGAGTTTTGTATAGTGAATAGGATTGAATTGTCACCACCTTTTAATAACTTGAGAGAAATACCAGAAGGAATAAGTGTGAAAGAGGCCATTATTCAAGGAATGAGAGAATTTACACCGCCTACTAATTCAGACGAAGGTATAGCTATTTGGCCGATTCTTGCTCATAATTGGTTGAAGAAAGTATTGAGTTTTTAA
- the spxA gene encoding transcriptional regulator SpxA — protein sequence MVILYTTPSCTSCRKAKAWLEEHQIDYVERNIISQPLTIDEIKSILRLTEEGTTEIISTNSKTFQDLNVDIESLPLYKFYDLIMKHPQMLRRPIVQDEKRLQVGYNEEEIRRFLPRKLRTFVNMNMQRAAN from the coding sequence ATGGTAATTCTATATACAACACCAAGCTGTACTTCTTGCCGAAAAGCAAAAGCTTGGCTTGAGGAACATCAAATAGACTATGTTGAAAGAAACATTATATCTCAGCCTCTTACAATTGATGAGATTAAATCGATTCTTCGCTTGACTGAAGAAGGGACTACTGAGATTATTTCTACTAATTCAAAAACGTTTCAAGATTTAAATGTGGATATTGAATCTCTACCACTTTACAAATTTTATGATTTAATCATGAAGCACCCACAAATGTTACGTCGACCAATTGTCCAGGACGAAAAAAGATTGCAAGTTGGATATAACGAAGAAGAGATTCGTCGTTTTCTTCCACGTAAGCTTCGAACATTTGTGAACATGAATATGCAAAGAGCTGCAAATTAA
- a CDS encoding CBO0543 family protein, whose amino-acid sequence MDRLHEFDNILYDRKENTDSLINYWVDYSNPLTWQFWILIAILLVPLIILYFKIDRSKVFLIGFFGYNVHVFFTFIDIYGINRGYWHYPYQVIPALPSISLDTSLVPVAFMLIYQWTLNNQKNYYIYAIILAAIFAFILKPILVNIGLFRMYGNINYFHLFIGYIIVLLISKWITWIFHKLYKPNFSAE is encoded by the coding sequence TTGGATCGTTTGCATGAATTTGACAATATTCTTTATGATAGAAAAGAGAATACTGATTCCTTAATTAACTATTGGGTAGACTACTCTAACCCTCTTACGTGGCAATTTTGGATTCTAATTGCTATTCTTTTAGTCCCACTAATAATTCTTTACTTCAAAATTGATCGGAGCAAAGTATTTCTAATAGGTTTTTTTGGATATAACGTTCATGTTTTTTTTACCTTTATCGATATTTACGGCATAAATAGAGGTTATTGGCATTACCCTTATCAAGTAATCCCTGCTCTGCCAAGCATTTCATTAGACACTTCCTTAGTTCCAGTGGCTTTTATGCTTATTTATCAATGGACATTAAATAATCAGAAAAATTATTACATATACGCAATAATACTAGCTGCTATATTTGCATTTATTTTAAAGCCTATATTAGTAAATATTGGTCTTTTTAGAATGTACGGTAATATAAATTACTTTCATTTATTTATCGGTTACATAATTGTACTATTAATATCCAAATGGATAACTTGGATATTTCACAAATTATATAAACCTAATTTTTCAGCTGAATGA
- the hxlB gene encoding 6-phospho-3-hexuloisomerase has product MQTTQYLAEILKELHRSLDLIANEEGEKLVNGILESKKIFVAGAGRTGFMAKSFAMRMMHMGIDAYVVGETVTPNFEKDDILIIGSGSGETKSLVSMAEKAKSIGGKIAAVTIFPESTIGQLADFTIKLTGSPKDQSEGHYQTIQPMGSLFEQTLLLFYDAVILRFMEKKGLDTNKMYGRHANLE; this is encoded by the coding sequence ATGCAAACAACTCAATATTTAGCTGAGATCCTAAAAGAGCTTCATCGTTCATTAGACTTAATTGCAAACGAAGAAGGAGAAAAGCTTGTAAACGGGATACTCGAATCAAAAAAGATCTTTGTAGCTGGTGCAGGTAGAACAGGCTTTATGGCCAAATCTTTTGCGATGAGAATGATGCATATGGGAATTGACGCCTATGTAGTCGGCGAAACAGTCACACCCAACTTTGAAAAAGATGATATCTTAATCATCGGTTCAGGTTCTGGAGAAACCAAAAGCTTAGTTTCTATGGCTGAAAAAGCTAAAAGCATTGGTGGTAAGATCGCAGCTGTCACGATATTCCCTGAGTCCACAATTGGGCAGTTAGCAGATTTCACAATTAAATTAACTGGATCACCAAAAGACCAATCAGAGGGTCATTATCAAACAATCCAACCAATGGGCTCACTCTTTGAGCAAACCCTTTTACTTTTTTATGATGCTGTCATTTTGAGGTTTATGGAGAAAAAGGGATTAGATACGAATAAAATGTATGGCAGACATGCAAATCTTGAATAA
- a CDS encoding zinc-dependent alcohol dehydrogenase, translated as MKAVTYQGIKNVEVKEVEDPKIQKPDDMIIKVTSTAICGSDLHLIHGMIPNMQEDYVIGHEPMGIVEEVGPEVTKLKKGDRVIIPFNIACGECQYCKSNLESQCDNSNENGDMGAYFGYSGTTGGYPGGQAEYLRVPFANFTHFKIPETCEEPDEKLSVIADAMSTGFWSVDNAGVKNGDTVIVLGCGPVGLFAQKFCWLKGAKRVIAVDYVKYRLEHAKRTNKVEIVNFEDHENVGSYLKEITKGGADVVIDAVGMDGKMTEMEFLATGLKLQGGAMSAIVMASQAVRKGGTIQITGVYGGRYNGFPLGDIMQRNVNIRSGQAPMIHYMPYMFELVSTGKIDPGDVVSHVLPLSEAKRGYEIFDTKTDNCIKVVLKP; from the coding sequence ATGAAGGCCGTAACATATCAAGGTATCAAAAATGTTGAAGTGAAAGAAGTTGAAGATCCAAAAATCCAAAAGCCTGACGACATGATTATTAAAGTAACAAGTACGGCAATTTGTGGATCTGATTTACATTTAATTCATGGAATGATTCCTAATATGCAAGAAGACTATGTGATAGGGCATGAACCAATGGGGATCGTTGAAGAGGTTGGTCCGGAAGTAACTAAATTGAAAAAAGGCGACCGCGTCATTATTCCATTTAATATTGCCTGTGGTGAATGCCAATATTGTAAAAGCAACCTTGAGAGTCAATGTGATAATTCAAATGAAAATGGTGATATGGGGGCCTATTTCGGTTATTCGGGTACTACAGGTGGTTACCCAGGTGGTCAAGCAGAATACTTAAGAGTTCCTTTTGCCAATTTTACTCATTTTAAAATACCAGAAACCTGTGAAGAACCTGATGAGAAATTAAGTGTTATTGCAGATGCAATGTCCACTGGCTTTTGGAGTGTTGATAATGCAGGTGTAAAAAATGGAGATACTGTGATTGTTCTAGGTTGTGGACCAGTTGGCCTTTTTGCTCAAAAGTTTTGTTGGTTAAAAGGAGCAAAACGAGTAATTGCTGTAGATTATGTCAAGTACCGTTTAGAACATGCGAAACGTACAAATAAAGTTGAGATAGTTAATTTTGAAGACCATGAGAATGTAGGAAGTTACCTGAAGGAAATCACAAAAGGTGGAGCGGATGTTGTCATTGATGCAGTTGGAATGGATGGAAAAATGACCGAAATGGAGTTCCTAGCTACGGGATTAAAGCTTCAAGGTGGTGCCATGAGTGCAATTGTTATGGCTTCCCAAGCCGTTCGTAAAGGAGGGACCATCCAAATTACAGGTGTGTACGGTGGTCGATATAATGGATTCCCACTAGGAGATATCATGCAGCGTAATGTAAACATACGCTCAGGACAAGCTCCGATGATCCACTATATGCCTTACATGTTTGAATTAGTTTCCACTGGCAAGATTGATCCGGGTGATGTTGTGAGTCACGTTCTTCCACTAAGTGAAGCGAAACGTGGTTATGAAATTTTTGACACAAAAACAGACAATTGTATTAAAGTCGTATTAAAACCATAA
- a CDS encoding spore coat protein, which yields MNSMIENLTGMNAMSDQVIATDLLISAKSGVRNYAMAVTEAGTPEIKHTLTRHLEEALDMHEKISNYMVSKGWYHAYDTKEQIQLNLQNINTAMNLPTL from the coding sequence ATGAACTCAATGATAGAAAATTTAACTGGAATGAATGCGATGTCTGATCAAGTCATAGCCACTGACTTATTGATTTCAGCAAAAAGTGGTGTTAGAAACTATGCAATGGCAGTTACTGAAGCAGGAACGCCTGAAATTAAACACACTCTTACTCGCCACCTAGAGGAAGCCCTCGACATGCATGAAAAAATATCGAACTATATGGTCTCAAAAGGATGGTATCATGCTTATGATACCAAAGAACAAATTCAACTTAATTTACAAAATATTAATACAGCAATGAATTTACCGACCCTATAA
- a CDS encoding SANT/Myb-like DNA-binding domain-containing protein, which yields MKQRSYKHWTKLEERKLIELRENKGLKYNKIAELMNRSPLSVEKHYRKVKAIS from the coding sequence ATGAAGCAAAGAAGTTATAAGCATTGGACAAAACTTGAGGAAAGAAAACTTATTGAGCTTAGGGAGAATAAGGGACTTAAATATAATAAGATCGCAGAATTAATGAATAGATCTCCACTATCTGTTGAAAAACACTATAGAAAGGTTAAAGCAATCTCATAA
- a CDS encoding hemolysin family protein produces MQPKYFKINIRNGGDFLESSILVSIIIVLILIIANGVFAMTEISIVTSKKNRLEKLKAEGDSRAGYALKLAENPNQLLSTIQIGITLIGVITGAFGGATIAGQLAVYVEKVDLLAPFSHELSFAVVVGISTYLSLIIGELVPKRIGMGNPEKVACIVAKPMFYFSKIGRPLIWFLSKSTEVVLKLLRIKPNDDPEVTEEEITQLIEQGVYSGVLEEIEQDMVEQIFDLGDKYLGNILTPRTKIVWLDLEDSFEENIKIMTESPYSKFPVGIGSLDNFRGIIYTKDVFSKVMLGKDFILEECIEKALVLPESMKVFQSLETLKKSGQHLVMVIDEYGGIEGLVTLHDIVENIVGDMPEVDEAEPQIIERDKTTWLADGFVSFDAFIRYFDLKDVSINLNNKTFHTLGGFITNQIGDIPKVNDFVEVKDLKLEVVDMDQFRVDKILISRVEKKEELV; encoded by the coding sequence GTGCAACCTAAATATTTCAAAATCAATATAAGGAACGGTGGAGATTTTTTGGAAAGTAGCATATTGGTTTCCATTATTATTGTTTTAATCCTCATTATAGCAAATGGTGTATTTGCAATGACCGAAATTTCAATAGTCACCTCCAAAAAGAACAGGCTTGAAAAGCTTAAAGCAGAAGGTGACTCACGGGCAGGTTACGCTTTAAAATTAGCCGAAAATCCGAATCAATTATTGTCAACTATTCAAATTGGTATTACTCTAATTGGTGTTATTACGGGAGCATTTGGCGGTGCTACAATAGCTGGGCAGTTAGCAGTTTATGTTGAAAAAGTTGATCTCCTTGCGCCTTTTAGTCACGAGTTGAGTTTTGCGGTAGTTGTTGGGATTTCCACGTATCTATCATTAATTATAGGTGAGTTAGTTCCAAAAAGGATTGGCATGGGTAATCCTGAGAAAGTTGCTTGTATAGTTGCTAAGCCAATGTTTTATTTCTCTAAAATTGGAAGACCACTTATTTGGTTTTTAAGTAAATCTACAGAAGTAGTACTGAAATTACTAAGAATCAAACCAAACGATGATCCTGAAGTGACAGAAGAAGAAATTACACAATTAATTGAACAAGGTGTTTATAGTGGAGTACTAGAAGAAATAGAGCAGGATATGGTTGAGCAAATTTTTGATTTGGGAGATAAATATTTGGGTAACATCCTAACTCCACGAACAAAAATTGTTTGGCTCGATTTAGAAGATTCGTTTGAAGAAAATATAAAGATAATGACAGAAAGTCCTTATTCGAAATTTCCTGTTGGAATAGGCAGCTTGGATAATTTTAGGGGAATAATCTATACTAAAGATGTTTTTTCAAAAGTAATGCTTGGGAAAGATTTTATATTAGAAGAGTGTATTGAAAAAGCCCTTGTACTACCAGAATCAATGAAAGTATTTCAATCACTAGAAACTTTAAAAAAGTCTGGTCAGCATCTGGTAATGGTCATAGACGAATATGGTGGAATTGAAGGATTGGTCACTTTACATGATATTGTAGAAAATATAGTTGGTGACATGCCTGAAGTAGATGAAGCAGAACCTCAAATTATTGAAAGAGATAAAACAACCTGGTTAGCTGATGGATTTGTTTCATTTGATGCTTTTATAAGGTATTTTGATTTAAAGGATGTATCAATCAATTTGAATAATAAGACCTTTCATACATTAGGGGGGTTCATTACAAATCAAATTGGGGATATACCTAAAGTCAATGATTTTGTAGAAGTCAAGGATTTAAAACTAGAAGTAGTAGACATGGATCAATTTAGAGTAGACAAAATTTTGATTTCAAGGGTCGAAAAGAAAGAAGAGTTAGTATAA
- a CDS encoding CBO0543 family protein: MDARFENMDKIRLLEDQIYRLDVRGWLENEFLSWEWWILLIFLVVPWFIWLKLAKRDLLVESYLYGSIIIIITILLDTVGLQFSFWEYPIEFLPVIPRAFPFDVSMVPIAFMLLFNYFRTWKTYSIALLIMALIYAFIGEPFCEWIHLVYYIKWNYLYSFLYYIVVGIGVRSLVLTIVSLKR; this comes from the coding sequence GTGGATGCGCGCTTTGAAAACATGGATAAAATACGTTTATTAGAAGACCAAATTTATCGTTTAGATGTTAGAGGGTGGTTAGAAAACGAGTTTTTATCATGGGAATGGTGGATTTTACTGATTTTTTTAGTTGTCCCTTGGTTTATATGGCTTAAGCTTGCTAAAAGAGATTTGCTTGTGGAATCATATCTTTATGGTTCAATTATTATCATCATCACCATATTATTAGATACTGTTGGTTTACAATTTAGTTTTTGGGAATATCCTATTGAATTTTTACCGGTTATTCCTCGGGCCTTTCCATTTGATGTTTCAATGGTCCCTATTGCTTTTATGTTATTATTCAATTATTTTAGAACATGGAAAACCTACTCCATCGCCCTATTGATTATGGCTTTAATCTACGCTTTTATAGGAGAGCCTTTTTGTGAGTGGATTCATTTAGTCTATTACATTAAGTGGAATTACCTTTATTCATTTTTGTATTATATAGTAGTTGGAATTGGGGTTCGCTCCTTAGTACTTACCATTGTTTCTTTGAAGAGGTAA
- a CDS encoding spore gernimation protein GerQ, protein MHSQKLAPHESLDLHEVINFKTLCVAKSKLMQGLAFDQDLRNLMQKDVDQSIQALNELQAIYQRAPFEAPVPQNRPTPIIN, encoded by the coding sequence ATGCATTCTCAAAAATTAGCTCCACACGAATCTTTGGACTTACATGAGGTTATTAACTTTAAAACACTTTGTGTCGCAAAATCAAAGTTAATGCAAGGACTAGCTTTTGATCAAGACCTTAGAAACTTAATGCAAAAAGATGTTGATCAATCCATCCAGGCACTTAATGAGTTACAGGCAATTTATCAGCGTGCGCCTTTTGAAGCTCCTGTCCCACAAAATCGTCCAACGCCAATTATCAACTGA
- a CDS encoding TerC family protein has protein sequence MDIALILEYLWVLIVLIGLEGILAADNALVIAIMVKHLPEDKRKKALFYGLAGAFVFRFGSLFIISFLVDVWQVQAIGALYLLLLSFNHIFKKFVLRKGENKKIGDEKQGSGFWTTVLKVELADLAFAVDAILAAVAFAVVLPETPLPQIGGLDGGQFLVILAGGIIGLVIMRFAANFFVGILHKKPGLETAAFLIVGWVGVKLAVYTLSHPDLAYLPQGFAKSAGWKITFWSVLLLIAVLGWFLSREKKVDEETLT, from the coding sequence ATGGATATAGCCCTCATTTTAGAATACCTTTGGGTTTTAATCGTCTTAATTGGTTTAGAAGGAATCTTGGCAGCTGATAACGCATTAGTTATTGCCATAATGGTTAAACATTTACCTGAAGATAAGAGAAAGAAAGCATTATTTTATGGACTAGCTGGAGCATTTGTATTTAGATTTGGATCGCTATTCATTATTTCATTCTTAGTAGATGTATGGCAGGTTCAAGCGATTGGTGCCTTATATTTATTGCTTTTATCTTTTAACCACATATTTAAAAAGTTTGTGCTAAGAAAAGGAGAAAACAAGAAAATAGGAGATGAAAAACAAGGCTCTGGATTTTGGACAACAGTACTAAAGGTAGAATTAGCTGATTTAGCATTTGCAGTAGATGCTATTCTCGCTGCGGTAGCCTTTGCTGTTGTATTACCAGAAACTCCATTACCTCAAATTGGTGGCTTAGATGGTGGACAATTTTTGGTGATATTAGCAGGAGGAATCATCGGACTCGTTATTATGAGATTTGCTGCTAACTTCTTTGTCGGTATTCTTCACAAAAAGCCTGGTCTTGAAACTGCCGCTTTTCTTATTGTAGGTTGGGTTGGTGTTAAACTAGCTGTTTATACTTTATCTCACCCAGACTTAGCATATTTACCACAAGGATTTGCAAAATCTGCTGGTTGGAAAATAACATTTTGGTCTGTTTTATTACTGATTGCTGTCCTAGGCTGGTTTCTTTCGAGGGAAAAGAAAGTTGATGAAGAGACACTGACATAA
- the hxlA gene encoding 3-hexulose-6-phosphate synthase: MELQLALDLVNIPEAIELVKEVEEHIDIVEIGTPVVINEGLHAVKAVKEAFPNLKVLADLKIMDAAGYEVMKASEAGADIITILGAAEDMSIKGAVEEAKKQGKKILVDMIAVKDLSARAKELDEMGVDYICVHTGYDLQAVGKNSFEDLQTLKSVVKNAKTAIAGGIKLETLPEVIKVQPDLIIVGGGITGQEDKKAAAAKMQEMMKVTVG, from the coding sequence ATGGAATTACAATTAGCATTAGATTTAGTGAACATTCCAGAAGCAATTGAACTGGTTAAAGAAGTAGAGGAGCATATTGATATCGTTGAAATCGGTACACCGGTTGTAATTAATGAAGGTCTCCATGCAGTAAAGGCTGTAAAAGAAGCATTCCCAAATTTAAAAGTATTAGCTGACCTTAAAATTATGGATGCTGCTGGATATGAAGTGATGAAAGCTTCCGAAGCAGGTGCTGATATTATTACAATTCTTGGAGCTGCAGAAGATATGTCCATTAAAGGTGCAGTTGAAGAAGCGAAAAAACAAGGTAAAAAAATACTTGTTGATATGATTGCGGTGAAAGATCTTTCAGCTCGTGCTAAAGAATTAGATGAGATGGGTGTAGATTATATTTGTGTACACACTGGCTATGACCTTCAAGCAGTTGGAAAAAACTCATTTGAAGATCTTCAAACGCTCAAAAGTGTGGTAAAAAACGCAAAAACGGCAATCGCAGGCGGTATTAAATTAGAAACACTTCCAGAGGTTATCAAAGTACAACCTGATCTTATCATTGTTGGTGGCGGTATTACTGGACAAGAAGATAAAAAAGCTGCTGCTGCTAAAATGCAAGAAATGATGAAGGTTACAGTAGGTTAA
- a CDS encoding winged helix-turn-helix transcriptional regulator, which translates to MSRLNEKTFNCEKELTLSVIGGKWKMLILWHLGKEGTKRFGELKALIPGITQRMLVNQLRELEEDLIVERKVYPVVPPKVEYSLTEQGKSLMPILDSMYQWGKTYMEIVMDTPVNKTTSY; encoded by the coding sequence ATGTCACGTTTAAATGAAAAAACGTTTAACTGTGAAAAAGAATTAACTCTTTCAGTTATTGGTGGAAAATGGAAGATGCTTATATTGTGGCATTTAGGAAAAGAGGGAACCAAACGATTTGGGGAACTCAAAGCTCTTATCCCAGGCATTACTCAAAGAATGCTTGTTAATCAATTGCGTGAGTTAGAAGAAGATCTAATTGTTGAACGAAAAGTTTATCCAGTTGTTCCACCAAAAGTAGAATATTCATTGACTGAACAAGGGAAAAGCTTAATGCCGATACTCGATTCTATGTATCAATGGGGGAAGACTTATATGGAAATTGTGATGGACACACCTGTAAATAAAACTACATCATATTAA